In Arthrobacter ramosus, one DNA window encodes the following:
- a CDS encoding DUF6308 family protein → MTETLIVGGLDVSVQHAKELAWEYMNQPGQWSYPAYDSYPGNGDRNSVGSQDALAAGLLNAGQNPLKTQYTFLKILEHIDPLLRNKHLTGTLDQAGPETLSAIAELYGVLDGRKTPQLRLVKLAKILHLKRPGLLPLYDDNIWRCYGRLGKKRMDSVKARSNTDYMTAWLPHIQKDLKDGLRRWTDIAALAPAGGPEVTPLRALDMVAWRLVEEKEPRKRKLLRRRLA, encoded by the coding sequence ATGACGGAGACTCTTATCGTGGGCGGCCTGGATGTCAGCGTCCAGCACGCCAAAGAGCTCGCCTGGGAGTACATGAACCAGCCCGGCCAGTGGTCCTACCCTGCATACGACAGCTACCCGGGCAATGGCGACCGGAATTCCGTCGGTTCTCAGGATGCCTTGGCCGCCGGGCTCTTGAACGCCGGACAGAACCCGCTCAAGACCCAGTACACATTCCTGAAGATCCTGGAGCACATCGACCCGCTCCTGCGTAACAAACACTTGACCGGCACTTTGGATCAGGCCGGTCCGGAGACCCTGTCGGCCATCGCGGAGCTCTACGGTGTCCTGGACGGCCGGAAGACCCCGCAGCTGCGCCTGGTGAAGCTTGCCAAGATCTTGCATCTGAAACGGCCGGGCCTGCTGCCGCTCTACGATGACAACATCTGGCGCTGCTACGGCAGGCTCGGGAAAAAGAGGATGGACAGCGTAAAGGCCCGGTCAAACACGGATTACATGACCGCTTGGCTGCCCCACATCCAGAAAGACCTCAAAGACGGTCTGCGGCGCTGGACGGACATCGCCGCACTCGCACCGGCCGGCGGTCCGGAAGTAACGCCTTTGCGGGCCCTGGACATGGTAGCCTGGCGGCTCGTCGAGGAGAAAGAACCCAGGAAACGTAAGCTGCTCCGCAGGAGACTGGCATAA
- a CDS encoding winged helix-turn-helix domain-containing protein, with protein sequence MEQQTILSQAMLLLQQAEVRISGGNLEALSLTLPDRSTREVKVQVADTPPTPSKLDAILKRKVRTLIVTSHPTPALSQAASQDKVDLITVDPASVTIGGVQRLQSSKETDSPTEKTRGRAPWGRWAILRALALADGPWTQQELAGAVGISQPAVNKHLKLLTPFVEHDQSGWKAHDVSAIVSWLTQNYPGPRGVSSYWYSLKSPTEQAEKAAAFAKEIGASPLISGDAAADIYAPWRLPDSVLVYLREAVDFTDAGFSPASKEEATLITTVPEDPTLWATALLVHVSASIPLADPLVTLQDVLADDAVDSDEAAEHLREAILAGTAR encoded by the coding sequence ATGGAACAGCAAACTATCTTGTCGCAGGCCATGCTACTGCTGCAACAGGCGGAGGTCCGCATTTCCGGAGGCAACCTCGAAGCGCTCTCTTTGACGCTGCCGGACCGCAGCACCCGGGAAGTGAAAGTGCAGGTCGCCGACACTCCTCCGACGCCCAGCAAGCTCGATGCCATCCTCAAACGCAAAGTCCGAACCCTCATCGTGACATCTCACCCGACCCCTGCCCTCTCCCAGGCCGCCTCCCAGGACAAAGTCGACCTCATCACCGTGGACCCGGCGTCGGTCACGATCGGAGGCGTGCAGCGCCTGCAATCGAGCAAGGAAACTGACTCTCCCACTGAGAAGACCCGCGGGCGCGCCCCGTGGGGTCGTTGGGCCATCCTGCGCGCGCTCGCCCTCGCAGACGGCCCCTGGACACAGCAGGAGCTTGCGGGCGCCGTCGGCATCAGCCAGCCGGCCGTGAACAAGCACCTGAAGCTCCTCACCCCATTTGTCGAGCATGATCAGTCGGGCTGGAAGGCCCACGACGTTTCCGCGATCGTGTCCTGGCTGACCCAGAACTACCCAGGTCCGCGCGGAGTGTCTTCATACTGGTACAGCCTGAAGTCCCCTACGGAACAGGCGGAGAAGGCAGCGGCATTCGCCAAGGAGATAGGCGCCTCGCCGCTGATCTCCGGTGACGCCGCAGCGGACATCTATGCACCCTGGCGGCTTCCAGACAGCGTCCTCGTGTACCTGCGCGAAGCTGTTGACTTCACCGACGCAGGCTTCAGCCCGGCCAGCAAAGAAGAGGCCACTCTGATCACCACGGTCCCTGAGGACCCGACCCTGTGGGCAACCGCACTGCTGGTCCACGTGTCCGCCAGCATCCCCCTTGCTGACCCGCTCGTGACCCTCCAAGATGTCTTGGCCGACGACGCCGTCGACAGCGACGAGGCCGCTGAGCACCTACGTGAAGCCATCCTCGCCGGGACCGCCCGATGA
- a CDS encoding amidohydrolase family protein has protein sequence MHQLPFHISLLRSATLPDGTVRDVEINGNRVGRVVAAGQGRRSGSGAEIDLSGFMLLPAPAEPHAHFDKALSAEAIRPPLGNLRDAIEAWRRHASTMTVDDIRGRALEAALTLLANGTTSVRCHVDVLLGDKPLRGVEALVAVRQELEGLMDLELVALAGSEVPDADIEAALDLGVDLVGGSPHLSADPFADLRRLITLAERRGVGVDLHTDESLDGELTIVEFARLVREWPAGRMRTAGHCVRLGTLEPEGLHGVIDEILASDLGIVTLPITNLYLQGWDHPASTPRGLTAVRTLLDRGARLGAGADNVRDPFNPVGRSDAFETAGLLVVAAHLTPAEAYQAVSGGARSVMGMPAAGPVEGADAELVAIRGTSIGDVVANASPDRYVIHAGRLVAHSEISRRIATPASLRQLSAPMEPRYSA, from the coding sequence ATGCACCAGCTGCCTTTCCATATCTCGCTCCTTCGTTCAGCTACGCTTCCCGACGGAACCGTCCGGGACGTAGAGATCAACGGAAACCGGGTTGGCCGCGTCGTGGCCGCCGGGCAGGGCCGGCGGTCCGGCTCAGGAGCGGAGATAGACCTCAGCGGCTTCATGCTCCTCCCGGCCCCCGCCGAACCGCACGCTCACTTTGACAAGGCATTGTCCGCGGAGGCCATCCGGCCTCCCCTGGGAAATCTGCGAGACGCGATCGAGGCGTGGCGCCGCCACGCCTCCACAATGACCGTCGACGACATCCGCGGCCGGGCCCTTGAAGCGGCGCTCACGCTGCTCGCCAACGGCACCACGTCGGTGCGGTGCCACGTCGACGTCCTGCTCGGAGACAAACCCCTCCGCGGCGTCGAAGCCCTTGTTGCTGTCCGCCAGGAGCTCGAAGGTCTCATGGACCTCGAACTAGTGGCCCTTGCAGGTTCCGAGGTCCCGGACGCCGACATCGAAGCAGCCCTCGATCTCGGAGTCGACCTCGTGGGCGGATCACCACATCTCAGCGCAGACCCCTTTGCAGATCTGCGCCGACTGATCACACTCGCCGAACGCCGCGGCGTCGGCGTCGACCTTCACACGGACGAGAGCCTGGATGGCGAGCTCACGATCGTCGAGTTCGCCCGACTTGTCCGCGAATGGCCAGCGGGGCGGATGAGGACGGCCGGGCATTGCGTCAGACTGGGAACCCTCGAACCGGAGGGCCTCCACGGTGTGATTGACGAGATTCTCGCGAGCGACCTCGGCATAGTCACCCTCCCCATCACCAACCTCTACCTTCAAGGCTGGGACCACCCGGCATCGACGCCGCGCGGCCTCACTGCAGTCCGAACGCTCCTTGACCGGGGGGCCCGGCTGGGTGCCGGGGCCGACAACGTCCGCGACCCCTTCAACCCTGTAGGGCGAAGCGACGCCTTCGAAACGGCAGGACTGCTCGTTGTCGCCGCGCATCTGACGCCTGCCGAGGCCTATCAGGCAGTTTCCGGCGGCGCCCGCTCCGTCATGGGCATGCCCGCGGCCGGCCCGGTGGAGGGCGCGGACGCCGAGCTAGTTGCCATCCGCGGCACCAGTATCGGCGATGTGGTCGCAAATGCCTCACCTGACCGATATGTCATCCACGCGGGGCGCCTCGTGGCACACAGCGAAATATCGCGCCGCATCGCCACCCCCGCAAGTCTGCGTCAACTTTCAGCCCCCATGGAACCGAGGTACTCCGCATGA
- a CDS encoding ABC transporter ATP-binding protein, producing MTETQAAALSETRNEGTTLLDFQDVEMTFPNGTVALSGVDLTVRQGEFVTVVGPSGCGKSTLLRIASGLESSSHGTVNIATSRIGYVFQDATLLPWRDVQSNVELLAELRKEPRAIRSQKAREAIELVGLKGFEEHLPRQLSGGMKMRASLARSLTLDPELFLFDEPFGALDEITRERLNDELLRLFAERRFAGLFITHSVSEAVYLSTRVVVMSGRPGAIVRTFEVPFPVPRDPDIRFTPEFAALVGDVSHALREGHH from the coding sequence ATGACCGAAACACAGGCAGCTGCGCTGTCGGAAACCCGGAACGAGGGGACGACGCTCCTCGATTTCCAGGATGTCGAAATGACCTTCCCCAACGGGACCGTCGCCCTCTCGGGCGTGGACCTTACGGTCCGCCAGGGTGAGTTCGTAACCGTTGTCGGACCTTCCGGCTGCGGCAAGAGCACGCTGCTGCGCATCGCCTCCGGGCTGGAAAGCTCCTCCCACGGAACCGTCAACATTGCCACGTCCCGGATCGGTTACGTCTTCCAGGATGCCACCCTGCTACCGTGGCGCGACGTCCAATCCAACGTCGAACTGCTGGCCGAGTTAAGGAAGGAGCCCCGGGCTATCCGCTCGCAGAAGGCCCGGGAGGCCATCGAACTGGTCGGGCTCAAAGGCTTCGAAGAGCACCTTCCGCGGCAGCTCTCCGGTGGCATGAAGATGCGTGCCTCCCTGGCCCGTTCACTCACCCTGGACCCGGAACTGTTCCTCTTCGACGAACCGTTCGGAGCCCTTGATGAGATTACGCGCGAGCGGCTCAACGATGAACTTCTTCGGCTCTTCGCCGAGCGCCGCTTTGCGGGCTTGTTCATCACTCACTCCGTCTCCGAGGCCGTCTACCTTTCCACAAGGGTGGTGGTCATGTCGGGCCGGCCCGGAGCGATTGTGCGCACGTTTGAGGTGCCGTTCCCTGTGCCTCGTGACCCTGACATCCGTTTCACCCCCGAGTTCGCCGCCCTGGTCGGCGACGTCTCCCACGCACTCCGAGAGGGGCACCACTGA
- a CDS encoding ABC transporter permease, which yields MSATINPEKSPKATASGPSPIKRTTPDVRVRRPKTATWVPPVLVFLMLLGLWYAVSYLVLDEKRRFLMPPPDQVVRKGFLAPEVLGEILASLGQTAAVALAGLAAAIVIGMAWGIAMSQAKWIERSLFPYAVILQCIPILALVPLIGFWFGFDFFSRTVVCVMIALFPVVSNTLFGLQSADRSQLELFRLQKASRWTVLTKLQLPAALPAVFAGMRISAGLAVVGAIVGDFFFRRGTPGIGSLISNYQSRVESAELFAAIIAASLFGVVIFWLFGLITKFVVGAWYDVDAR from the coding sequence ATGTCAGCCACGATCAACCCCGAGAAGTCCCCCAAAGCCACGGCCTCCGGGCCTTCCCCCATCAAGCGAACGACGCCCGATGTTCGGGTTCGCAGGCCCAAGACGGCCACATGGGTTCCGCCCGTGCTCGTCTTTCTCATGCTTCTGGGGCTCTGGTACGCAGTCAGCTACCTGGTGCTGGACGAGAAGCGACGGTTCCTCATGCCGCCTCCGGACCAGGTGGTCAGAAAAGGCTTCCTGGCCCCGGAAGTCCTTGGCGAGATCCTGGCGAGCCTGGGGCAGACCGCTGCCGTCGCCCTCGCCGGTCTCGCTGCGGCGATCGTCATTGGGATGGCGTGGGGCATCGCAATGTCACAGGCCAAATGGATCGAACGCTCGCTGTTTCCCTACGCCGTGATCCTGCAGTGCATCCCCATCCTCGCCTTGGTGCCCCTGATCGGGTTCTGGTTCGGCTTCGATTTCTTCTCCCGGACCGTGGTGTGTGTCATGATCGCGCTCTTCCCCGTCGTCTCGAACACCCTGTTCGGGCTCCAATCGGCAGACCGCTCCCAGCTTGAGCTCTTCCGGCTGCAGAAAGCCAGCCGCTGGACGGTCCTGACCAAGCTCCAACTGCCAGCTGCCCTGCCGGCGGTCTTCGCCGGCATGCGCATTTCCGCAGGCCTCGCCGTCGTCGGCGCCATCGTCGGAGACTTCTTCTTCCGCCGCGGCACCCCCGGCATCGGCTCCCTCATCAGCAACTACCAATCACGCGTCGAATCCGCCGAACTGTTCGCCGCGATCATCGCCGCCTCACTGTTCGGCGTCGTGATTTTCTGGCTCTTCGGCTTGATCACCAAGTTCGTGGTCGGCGCCTGGTACGACGTCGACGCCCGCTAA
- a CDS encoding amidohydrolase family protein encodes MLTITNAERIFIDGNEERTGPLHISEGTVVGADPAQDDGEVLDATGCVVTPGLVNAHHHLLQSAFRTLPGTRGVAMSEWLPTMATAYDAASVDPELASFAASVGAAEGLLCGVTTVADHHLSWPRGADTVSIARASAEAVRRVGARLAFVRGTAGDDPQAAAASAEDIVSALLPGTTSGVSGDGMLQLAVGPAGVHSDGPETYKLLGEVARRHGLRRRTQSNEQVDVGIAQEHYGRRPLELLEDWGWLEDDVTLAHLCGVTPWEISRIATSGATATHAPGCDLPMGWGISPVAALLDAGVKVGLGTSGGGSNDAGHLLADARLAMQIAPLVGRAVSAREALSIATEGSAQGLGRPELGHLRSGAAGDLCAWDVAGIADAGVADPVAGILWASPGRRPRHVVVAGRVVVRDFQLVNTDEHELVTALRRRVGR; translated from the coding sequence GTGCTCACTATCACCAACGCCGAACGGATCTTCATCGACGGCAACGAGGAACGCACCGGCCCGCTGCATATCAGTGAAGGTACCGTGGTGGGCGCCGACCCCGCCCAAGACGACGGGGAGGTCCTTGACGCCACCGGCTGTGTAGTCACCCCCGGCCTGGTGAATGCGCATCACCACCTCCTCCAATCCGCCTTCCGTACCCTCCCGGGCACCCGAGGTGTAGCGATGAGCGAATGGCTGCCCACCATGGCAACCGCCTATGATGCGGCCAGTGTGGACCCCGAACTCGCGAGTTTTGCGGCCTCAGTGGGTGCCGCGGAGGGCTTGCTGTGCGGGGTGACCACCGTGGCCGACCACCACCTGAGTTGGCCCCGGGGCGCCGACACCGTGTCAATCGCCCGGGCAAGCGCCGAGGCCGTCCGCCGAGTTGGCGCGCGTCTTGCCTTCGTACGGGGAACCGCAGGCGACGATCCCCAGGCCGCTGCTGCCTCCGCGGAGGATATCGTTTCGGCCTTGCTGCCCGGCACCACCAGCGGGGTGAGCGGCGATGGCATGCTCCAGCTCGCCGTCGGGCCCGCCGGAGTCCACAGCGACGGCCCTGAAACGTACAAGCTGCTCGGCGAGGTGGCCCGCCGGCACGGGCTGCGTCGCAGGACCCAATCGAACGAGCAGGTGGACGTCGGAATTGCCCAGGAGCACTACGGCCGCCGCCCTCTGGAGCTTCTGGAGGACTGGGGCTGGCTTGAGGACGATGTAACCCTGGCTCACCTGTGCGGCGTCACGCCCTGGGAGATCTCCCGGATTGCCACATCTGGCGCAACCGCGACCCATGCCCCTGGCTGCGACCTCCCCATGGGCTGGGGAATCTCACCGGTCGCCGCACTGCTCGACGCCGGCGTGAAAGTGGGCCTCGGCACGAGCGGTGGCGGCTCGAACGACGCCGGCCACCTCCTTGCAGACGCACGGCTGGCCATGCAGATTGCGCCCCTTGTGGGCCGGGCCGTTTCCGCCCGCGAGGCACTCAGCATCGCCACGGAAGGCTCGGCACAAGGCCTTGGCCGCCCCGAACTCGGCCATTTGCGGTCCGGGGCCGCAGGGGACTTATGCGCGTGGGATGTCGCAGGCATCGCCGACGCCGGCGTCGCGGATCCCGTTGCAGGGATCTTGTGGGCATCGCCCGGGCGCCGGCCACGCCATGTGGTGGTCGCGGGCAGAGTGGTCGTCCGCGACTTTCAGCTGGTCAACACGGACGAACACGAACTCGTCACGGCCCTGCGCCGACGCGTGGGCCGATAA
- a CDS encoding ABC transporter substrate-binding protein, whose translation MQRPTSRTSTRAIFLSGVAALTALTLSACGTSNATAPAARAADQTIGSVDLKAAGCPANVVIQTDWNPESEHGHLYQLLGPNPTIDAGNKSVSGPLYAGGKSTGVNVEIRSGGPAIGFQSVASQMYQDPAITLGYINTDAAVQLSATMPTKAVFAPMDINPQMIMWDPNTYKAKTIAELGPELAANGGVVRYFGSASWMKYMTAKGILSEKVLDGSYDGTPANFVAGGGKDAQQGFASAEPYIYQNEVSAWKKPVAYQLINDAGWKIYQAAVSVRSADESKLGGCLAKLVPVLQQAEVDFFKDPKPVESLILDLVKEYNTGWVYSQGVADFSVKTMIEQKIVGNGNNSTLGDFDADRVKTILDQSVPLFTKPGSTPKPGLTAEDIYTNKYIDTSIGLK comes from the coding sequence ATGCAACGCCCAACATCCCGCACCTCAACCCGCGCCATTTTCCTGTCCGGCGTCGCGGCGCTCACAGCGCTCACGCTCAGCGCCTGCGGCACCTCGAACGCCACGGCACCTGCTGCAAGGGCGGCAGACCAGACCATCGGCTCGGTTGACCTGAAGGCCGCCGGCTGCCCGGCCAACGTCGTGATCCAGACCGACTGGAACCCGGAGAGCGAACATGGCCACCTCTACCAGCTGCTTGGTCCCAACCCCACGATCGACGCCGGCAACAAGTCCGTCTCCGGCCCCCTCTACGCCGGCGGCAAGTCCACCGGCGTCAATGTGGAGATCCGTTCCGGCGGTCCCGCCATCGGCTTCCAAAGCGTGGCGTCCCAGATGTACCAGGACCCGGCCATCACCCTCGGCTACATCAACACCGACGCAGCAGTCCAGCTCTCCGCGACGATGCCCACAAAGGCGGTGTTCGCTCCAATGGATATCAACCCCCAAATGATCATGTGGGACCCCAATACATACAAGGCCAAGACAATTGCTGAACTCGGCCCCGAACTTGCTGCAAACGGCGGCGTCGTGCGCTACTTCGGCAGCGCCAGCTGGATGAAATACATGACGGCGAAGGGCATCCTCTCCGAGAAGGTACTTGACGGAAGCTATGACGGAACACCAGCCAACTTCGTCGCCGGAGGAGGCAAAGACGCCCAGCAGGGCTTCGCCAGCGCCGAACCATACATCTACCAAAACGAAGTGTCGGCGTGGAAGAAGCCTGTAGCCTACCAGCTCATCAACGACGCCGGATGGAAGATCTACCAAGCCGCAGTCTCTGTCCGGTCCGCCGACGAATCCAAGCTGGGCGGATGCCTCGCCAAACTTGTGCCCGTGCTCCAGCAGGCCGAGGTGGACTTCTTCAAGGATCCAAAGCCCGTTGAGAGCCTCATCCTTGACCTGGTCAAGGAGTACAACACCGGCTGGGTTTATTCCCAGGGCGTAGCCGACTTCTCCGTGAAGACCATGATCGAACAGAAGATCGTGGGCAACGGCAACAACTCCACGCTAGGCGATTTCGACGCCGATCGGGTGAAGACGATCCTCGACCAATCCGTCCCGCTCTTCACCAAACCGGGAAGCACCCCCAAACCCGGCCTCACGGCCGAAGACATCTACACCAACAAGTACATCGACACCTCAATCGGCCTGAAATAG
- a CDS encoding helix-turn-helix domain-containing protein: protein MKNPVDVARSGGEGTGRAPAIDRQIALMGRRVRVLRKDKGLTLVQLAGATDLSHSFLSQLERGLARPSMSSLDRISHALGISQIELMLAAESRGASSDDHGNVHLVRADEGVRGPTRKGEARTLARGNRGVMTLEWRDSSVEPGRFFVHDEDEFLFIISGSVLVDLDDRGCELLHAGDSIHYPGGTRHRWSSPDGSVYRAIVVKEDRSLTGGTGDVHFERADADLDGKS, encoded by the coding sequence GTGAAAAACCCGGTAGACGTGGCGCGATCCGGCGGCGAAGGCACTGGCCGGGCCCCCGCCATTGACAGGCAGATCGCACTGATGGGACGGCGCGTCCGTGTGCTGCGCAAGGACAAGGGACTCACGCTGGTCCAGCTCGCCGGAGCAACAGATCTTTCGCATTCCTTCCTGAGTCAACTGGAAAGGGGTCTTGCCCGCCCGAGCATGTCGTCGCTGGATCGGATCTCCCACGCATTGGGCATCAGCCAGATCGAGCTGATGCTCGCGGCGGAGTCCCGCGGCGCGTCCTCGGACGACCACGGCAACGTCCACCTGGTCCGGGCGGACGAAGGCGTCCGCGGGCCGACGCGCAAGGGCGAGGCCCGTACCCTGGCCCGAGGGAACCGGGGAGTCATGACCTTGGAATGGCGCGACTCCAGTGTCGAACCGGGCAGGTTCTTTGTGCATGACGAGGACGAGTTCCTGTTCATCATTTCCGGCAGCGTGCTGGTGGACCTGGACGACCGCGGGTGCGAGCTGCTGCATGCGGGGGACTCGATCCACTACCCGGGTGGCACCCGGCACCGCTGGAGCTCACCGGATGGCAGCGTCTACCGTGCCATCGTCGTCAAGGAAGACCGGTCGTTGACCGGCGGGACCGGCGACGTCCACTTCGAGCGCGCGGACGCCGATCTGGACGGGAAATCATGA
- a CDS encoding FAD-binding oxidoreductase: MNYTYPQTTIDALAGELRGILGERGVTTDLAMREKASIDGAKLSPVIMEQLPLGLADLVAFPATADEIVQAVGAAVRHGVSITPRGKGTGNYGQAIPMPGGLVLDVSRAKGILDVGDGYVTAEAGATMIQLETAARAAGQELLMYPSTAQSTIGGFLSGGSGGTGSIEHGVIAQGDFVIALDVVHAVPNPELIHVEGPEAQSYLHNYGTAGIIARATVKLEPLREWRAFYASFPAFEGALSIIRELGQVAPTPRLVSADLPMLAAALPVDAAIPAGRASLRAILDVAALPAATALVEQAGGHVEDVRGGPQAVIKLSMISYNHPIEWLQKAHPDTYFHVEVAGDALIERIDEVHAVYPGGMLHIEAQRDYPIGQLAGRYESKAEVEAGLERLKNLGVRVHNPHQWFVDFEVQRTKDLAAVTDPFRLLNPGKLINDEEQPHGLMSVKAQR; this comes from the coding sequence ATGAACTACACCTACCCTCAAACAACGATCGACGCGCTGGCCGGGGAGCTGCGCGGCATTCTGGGCGAGCGCGGGGTCACCACCGACCTTGCGATGCGTGAGAAGGCCTCGATCGACGGAGCCAAGCTCTCACCTGTCATCATGGAGCAGCTTCCGCTCGGCCTCGCGGACCTTGTCGCCTTCCCGGCTACGGCCGATGAGATCGTCCAGGCAGTGGGGGCGGCGGTGCGCCACGGTGTCTCCATTACCCCGCGGGGCAAGGGCACGGGAAACTACGGCCAGGCAATTCCGATGCCAGGCGGGCTCGTCCTCGACGTATCGCGAGCGAAGGGCATTCTCGACGTCGGGGATGGCTATGTCACGGCCGAAGCCGGGGCCACCATGATCCAGCTGGAAACAGCAGCCCGCGCCGCCGGCCAGGAATTGCTCATGTACCCGTCCACCGCCCAAAGCACCATCGGCGGCTTCCTCTCCGGCGGGTCCGGAGGCACCGGCTCCATCGAGCATGGTGTCATAGCCCAGGGGGACTTCGTGATCGCGCTGGACGTCGTTCACGCCGTCCCCAATCCCGAGCTAATCCACGTCGAGGGCCCAGAAGCCCAAAGCTACCTTCACAACTACGGCACCGCCGGCATCATCGCCCGCGCCACCGTAAAACTCGAACCGCTGCGCGAATGGCGCGCGTTCTACGCGAGCTTCCCGGCCTTCGAGGGGGCGCTTTCCATCATCCGCGAGCTCGGGCAGGTCGCACCGACCCCGCGCCTCGTCTCGGCGGACCTGCCGATGCTCGCCGCCGCGCTGCCCGTCGATGCGGCCATCCCGGCTGGCCGGGCCAGCCTGCGCGCCATCCTGGACGTGGCCGCCCTGCCCGCTGCCACCGCCCTCGTCGAACAGGCGGGCGGGCACGTGGAAGACGTCCGGGGAGGCCCTCAGGCGGTCATCAAACTCAGCATGATCTCCTACAATCATCCGATCGAGTGGTTACAGAAGGCGCACCCTGACACCTATTTCCACGTCGAAGTGGCAGGCGATGCCCTGATTGAACGCATCGACGAGGTCCACGCCGTGTACCCCGGCGGAATGCTCCACATCGAGGCACAACGCGACTACCCGATCGGCCAGCTCGCCGGGCGCTACGAAAGCAAGGCCGAAGTGGAGGCCGGCCTGGAGCGGCTCAAGAACCTGGGGGTGCGCGTCCACAACCCGCACCAATGGTTCGTCGATTTCGAGGTCCAGAGAACCAAGGATCTCGCCGCCGTGACCGACCCCTTCCGGCTCCTCAACCCCGGGAAGCTCATCAACGACGAAGAACAGCCGCACGGCCTCATGTCGGTTAAGGCCCAGCGATGA
- a CDS encoding PDR/VanB family oxidoreductase produces the protein MSAENVEVFEVSVAARRELAAGVVAFELTRADGSALAPWTPGSHLDVLLPGGIERQYSLCGGTSTGSPWRIGVLREPGGRGGSIQLHDSATVGTKLRVRGPRNHFPFAPEAGARIIFVAGGIGITPILPMVREAAARGLDWTLLYAGRSRQTMAFVDELLAHDPERVRIHAADEGQRLELSVLAADSRPGPGARLAVYGCGPARLLDGVEDAFAGHHGVSVHLERFTPKENGAPVYNGPFEVELQQTGVTVTVTEGRTILEAVEEVGAFVLSSCREGTCGTCETPIVSGTADHRDSVLTAAEQAENRVMMVCVSRAACSRLVLDL, from the coding sequence ATGAGCGCCGAAAACGTCGAGGTGTTCGAGGTCAGCGTCGCGGCACGCCGAGAGCTTGCGGCGGGGGTCGTGGCCTTCGAGCTGACAAGAGCAGACGGCTCGGCCCTTGCCCCGTGGACGCCCGGTTCACATCTCGATGTCCTGTTACCTGGCGGGATAGAACGGCAGTACTCCCTGTGCGGCGGCACGAGTACCGGATCGCCCTGGCGGATCGGAGTATTGCGCGAGCCCGGCGGCCGGGGCGGCTCCATCCAGTTGCACGACTCCGCCACAGTTGGGACCAAACTGCGCGTTCGGGGCCCCCGCAACCACTTCCCGTTCGCACCCGAAGCGGGGGCCCGAATCATCTTTGTCGCCGGCGGAATCGGCATCACGCCCATCCTTCCCATGGTCCGCGAGGCAGCTGCACGGGGCCTCGACTGGACCCTGCTCTATGCCGGGCGCTCCCGGCAGACCATGGCGTTCGTGGACGAACTGCTCGCCCACGATCCGGAACGGGTCCGGATCCACGCCGCAGATGAAGGTCAGCGGCTGGAACTAAGCGTTCTTGCGGCCGACAGCCGTCCAGGACCCGGTGCCCGGCTTGCCGTGTACGGCTGCGGACCCGCCCGGCTGCTCGACGGCGTCGAGGACGCCTTCGCCGGCCATCACGGAGTAAGCGTGCATCTGGAGCGTTTCACCCCGAAGGAGAACGGCGCTCCGGTCTATAACGGACCGTTCGAGGTGGAACTCCAGCAGACAGGTGTGACCGTCACAGTGACCGAGGGCCGCACGATCCTGGAGGCCGTGGAAGAAGTCGGGGCTTTTGTTCTTTCCTCCTGCCGCGAAGGTACCTGCGGCACTTGTGAGACCCCCATCGTCTCCGGAACGGCTGATCATCGAGACTCCGTTCTGACAGCGGCGGAACAAGCCGAGAACCGCGTGATGATGGTCTGCGTCTCGCGCGCGGCGTGCAGCCGCCTCGTGCTCGATCTCTGA